A genomic segment from Aspergillus puulaauensis MK2 DNA, chromosome 1, nearly complete sequence encodes:
- a CDS encoding cytochrome P450 (COG:Q;~EggNog:ENOG410PUDN;~InterPro:IPR001128,IPR002403,IPR017972,IPR036396;~PFAM:PF00067;~SMCOG1034:cytochrome P450;~TransMembrane:1 (o15-39i);~antiSMASH:Cluster_1.12;~go_function: GO:0004497 - monooxygenase activity [Evidence IEA];~go_function: GO:0005506 - iron ion binding [Evidence IEA];~go_function: GO:0016705 - oxidoreductase activity, acting on paired donors, with incorporation or reduction of molecular oxygen [Evidence IEA];~go_function: GO:0020037 - heme binding [Evidence IEA];~go_process: GO:0055114 - oxidation-reduction process [Evidence IEA]), whose product MLQTQLQLQLQGTSIFHQLSLLIGLSLILCITWTAYTILSPYLRVKGKRIFNDRSKTELLWTGARKRFQAGARDLFKAAFAQYPDAFYIMTDTDVELILNSKYAAEVRNDKRFDIGKYNEDMFHGTIAGFEMFEDDHVLERVFVETVRNKLTRAIGKFVEPISQEAADGLQKQWTDNTEWHALPLHQSILRTISQQSSRVFQGFPLCRNPDWLRITVNHTVTFFEAAESLKVWPHPLRPLAAKFLPLCRKLRAEAEEARSIIAPVLQERRARKAQQAQQTREKEVVNTNEEEDEEDEDEDKETPGDMIEWAEQTANGAIYDPALLQMKVSLASIHTTSDLVSQAIFNLCSRPELVDDLRKEVIAVIGQQGWVKTAIYQLKLMDSVLKETQRLKPISIGTMVRTTTSPVTFTDGLQVPPNTRTLVSCHNMWTDAVHANAAEFDGYRFLKLRQKPGQENWTQLVSTSNNHLGFGHGMHACPGRFFAATTAKVLLAHVVLKYDLKLLDGEKPDIIEHGAAQYANVWCGIGVRRRTEEIDLACPVATV is encoded by the exons atgcttcaaacccaactccagcttcaactcCAAGGCACCAGCATCTTCCACCAACTCAGCCTACTCATCGGGTTGAGCTTGATACTATGTATAACATGGACAGCCTACACCATTCTATCCCCGTACCTCCGGGTCAAGGGGAAGCGAATATTCAACGACAGATCAAAAACTGAGCTTCTCTGGACAGGCGCAAGGAAACGCTTCCAGGCGGGCGCGCGAGATCTCTTCAAGGCCGCGTTCGCGCAGTATCCGGACGCCTTCTATATAATGACAGACACAGACGTCGAATTGATCCTCAACTCGAAGTACGCAGCGGAGGTGCGCAATGATAAGCGGTTTGACATAGGGAAGTATAATGAGGATATGTTCCACGGGACGATAGCGGGCTTTGAGATGTTTGAGGACGATCATGTCCTGGAACGGGTTTTTGTTGAGACGGTGAGGAATAAGTTGACGAGGGCCATTG GCAAGTTCGTCGAGCCCATATCCCAAGAAGCCGCCGACGGGCTACAAAAGCAATGGACCGACAACACAG aatGGCACGCCCTCCCACTCCACCAAAGCATCCTCCGCACAATCTCCCAACAATCATCACGAGTCTTTCAAGGGTTCCCACTCTGCCGCAACCCAGACTGGCTGCGCATTACGGTAAACCATACAGTGACATTCTTCGAAGCGGCCGAATCGCTGAAAGTATGGCCTCATCCGCTCCGGCCTCTTGCGGCTAAGTTTCTACCTCTGTGTAGGAAGCTTCGTgctgaggcggaggaggcgaggagtATCATTGCCCCTGTGCTGCAGGAGAGACGGGCAAGGAAAGCACAGCAAGCCCAACAAAccagagaaaaagaagtagtGAATACgaatgaggaggaggatgaagaggacgaagacgaagacaAGGAAACACCAGGCGATATGATCGAGTGGGCCGAACAAACAGCCAACGGCGCGATATACGACCCTGCGCTGCTGCAAATGAAAGTCTCGCTTGCGTCTATCCACACTACATCGGACCTCGTCAGCCAGGCCATCTTCAATCTATGCAGTCGGCCAGAGTTAGTAGATGACCTTCGCAAAGAGGTCATCGCGGTGATTGGGCAGCAAGGCTGGGTGAAAACGGCGATATATCAGCTGAAATTAATGGACAGTGTTTTGAAAGAGACGCAGCGGTTGAAGCCGATTTCTATTG GCACAATGGTGCGCACCACAACGTCCCCCGTAACATTCACCGACGGCCTGCAAGTCCCCCCAAACACTCGAACCCTAGTATCCTGCCACAACATGTGGACCGACGCCGTGCACGCCAACGCCGCTGAATTCGACGGGTACAGGTTCCTGAAGCTGCGCCAAAAGCCGGGCCAGGAAAACTGGACGCAGCTTGTATCGACCAGTAACAACCACCTTGGCTTTGGACACGGGATGCATGCGTGCCCGGGGAGGTTCTTTGCTGCGACCACGGCTAAAGTGCTCCTTGCGCATGTCGTGCTCAAGTATGATTTGAAGCTGCTTGATGGTGAGAAGCCGGATATTATTGAGCATGGGGCAGCGCAGTATGCGAATGTTTGGTGTGGTATTGGCGTTAGGAGGAggacggaggagattgatCTTGCTTGTCCGGTGGCTACTGTATAG
- a CDS encoding FAD-dependent monooxygenase spyC (COG:C,H;~EggNog:ENOG410PW75;~InterPro:IPR036188,IPR002938;~PFAM:PF01494;~SMCOG1087:hypothetical protein;~TransMembrane:1 (i464-482o);~antiSMASH:Cluster_1.12;~go_function: GO:0071949 - FAD binding [Evidence IEA]): MHRVQSMESTATTSPSSSRIVNPTNFRVIIVGGSIAGLTLAHCLSKLGVDYVVLEKRQQIAPQEGASIGILPHGGRILDQLGLFDEIERDVEPLTTAHISYPDGFTHTNQSPNVILERFGLPLAFLERRRLLKILYWSLPDTSRVHVGKAVVSVDHIWGDSIMSVRTRDGSTFYGDLVVGADGVHSKVRREMWRLAELDLPGHITEKEKDGMTVDYACVFGISHSVPDLYPGEQVASLHNGRSFLIFPGKDGRVFWFLLKKLDRRYRYKSAPRWTSADIVTIAESFTSDHIWNGVEFGSLWERREVAGITNLEENVFSTWQWGRIVCIGDSVHKMAPNTGQGANCAIEDAAALANAIHSALEHDNHPSMAEVQSFLRSFNEARLPRVREIYKSASVVVRMHARQNLALRLVGRYYLPYSGDVPANTASKLIADGVQLSFLAPSLHSGPGWEEYSMEKRMAKKPVLCAGLAILGLVVFLFLLFRARTRFSSF; this comes from the exons ATGCATAGGGTACAGTCCATGGAGTCCACAGCCACTacctcgccctcttcctcacgcATTGTCAATCCCACCAACTTCAGAGTAATCATCGTCGGTGGCTCTATTGCAGGCCTGACCCTCGCGCACTGCCTCTCGAAACTAGGCGTTGACTATGTCGTCCTAGAAAAAAGGCAGCAGATCGCTCCCCAAGAGGGCGCCTCAATTGGCATATTACCTCACGGCGGACGAATCTTAGACCAATTGGGGCTGTTTGATGAGATTGAGAGGGATGTCGAACCGTTGACCACGGCTCATATTTCATATCCCGATGGCTTCACTCATACGAATCAGTCGCCAAATGTAATCCTTGAACG ATTTGGATTGCCGCTGGCGTTTTTGGAGCGGCGCAGGCTGCTCAAAATCTTGTATTGGTCTCTACCTGATACTTCCCGCGTACATGTTGGGAAGGCTGTGGTATCTGTAGACCATATCTGGGGAGATAGCATTATGTCTGTACGGACTCGAGATGGATCCACCTTTTATGGTGACCTTGTCGTCGGAGCGGATGGCGTGCACAGTAAAGTACGTCGTGAGATGTGGCGACTTGCTGAATTAGACCTTCCCGGTCATATAactgagaaggagaaagatg GCATGACGGTCGACTACGCCTGTGTCTTTGGCATATCACATTCAGTCCCCGACCTCTACCCTGGGGAGCAAGTGGCGAGCTTGCACAATGGAAGGTCATTCCTCATATTCCCGGGTAAAGATGGTCGGGTGTTTTGGTTCCTTCTCAAGAAGCTCGACAGGCGATACCGGTATAAGTCTGCCCCGCGATGGACCTCAGCTGATATTGTCACAATAGCGGAAAGCTTCACTTCAGATCATATCTGGAATGGAGTTGAGTTTGGCAGTCTCTGGGAGCGAAGAGAAGTCGCTGGTATAACAAACCTTGAAGAAAACGTCTTTTCAACATGGCAATGGGGCCGGATTGTCTGCATTGGCGATTCTGTGCACAAG ATGGCACCCAATACAGGGCAAGGAGCAAACTGCGCCATTGAGGACGCTGCGGCACTTGCCAACGCAATCCACAGTGCCCTCGAACACGATAACCACCCTTCCATGGCAGAAGTCCAATCTTTTCTCCGTTCGTTTAACGAAGCCCGGCTCCCCAGAGTGCGAGAAATCTACAAGTCCGCCTCAGTGGTCGTCCGTATGCATGCGCGCCAGAACTTGGCCTTGAGACTTGTTGGTCGGTACTACTTGCCGTATTCCGGTGACGTGCCAGCAAACACAGCATCGAAGCTGATTGCAGACGGGGTCCAACTATCTTTTTTGGCCCCATCGTTGCATTCAGGGCCTGGGTGGGAGGAGTATAGCATGGAAAAGCGCATGGCCAAGAAGCCAGTGCTCTGTGCTGGGTTGGCAATTCTTGGCCTTGTTGTATTTTTGTTTCTGTTATTCAGAGCACGGACTAGATTCTCCTCGTTCTGA